The Papio anubis isolate 15944 chromosome 1, Panubis1.0, whole genome shotgun sequence genome window below encodes:
- the TMEM240 gene encoding transmembrane protein 240 — MSMSANTMIFMILGASVVMAIACLMDMNALLDRFHNYILPHLRGEDRVCHCNCGRHHIHYVIPYDGDQSVVDASENYFVTDNVTKQEIDLMLGLLLGFCISWFLVWMDGVLHCAVRAWRAGRRHDGSWTWLPKLCSLRELGRRPHRPFEEPAGNMVHVKQKLYHNGHPSPRHL; from the exons ATGTCCATGAGCGCGAACACCATGATCTTCATGATTCTGGGGGCGTCGGTCGTGATG GCCATCGCGTGCTTGATGGACATGAACGCGCTGCTGGACCGATTCCACAACTACATCCTCCCGCACCTGCGGGGCGAGGACCGCGTCTGCCACTGCAACTGTGGCCG GCACCACATCCACTACGTGATCCCGTACGACGGGGACCAGTCGGTGGTGGACGCCTCCGAGAACTACTTTGTGACGGACAATGTGACCAAGCAGGAGATCGACCTCATGCTGGGGCTGCTGCTGGGCTTCTGCATCAGCTGGTTCCTGGTGTGGATGGACGGCGTCCTGCACTGCGCCGTGCGCGCCTGGAGGGCCGGACGGCGCCACG ATGGCTCGTGGACCTGGCTGCCCAAGCTGTGCAGCCTGCGGGAGCTGGGCCGGCGGCCGCACAGGCCCTTTGAGGAGCCCGCCGGGAACATGGTGCACGTGAAGCAGAAACTCTACCACAACGGCCACCCCAGCCCGCGGCACCTGTGA